One Agrobacterium vaccinii DNA window includes the following coding sequences:
- the mutL gene encoding DNA mismatch repair endonuclease MutL, producing the protein MSIKQLSETLINQIAAGEVIERPSSAAKELIENAIDAGATRIEIATAGGGKGLVRISDNGCGMSPADLELAIRRHCTSKISATLDDIRTLGFRGEALPSIGSVAKLTITSRQQGATEGAVISVAGGKLSPVRPAPSNTGTIVEVRDLFFATPARLKFLKTERAEAAAITEIVKRMAIAFPHIRFVLSGTDRSTLEFAATGDDHLARMAQILGADFKDNAIEIDAEREDVTLTGFAGVPTFNRGNSAHQYMFVNGRPVQDKLLLSAIRGAYAETVPHGRYPIAVLSLQLDPALVDVNVHPAKSDVRFRDPGLIRGLIVGAVRQGLLREGDRAATTGAAQMMNAFRPGYSPSTVRPYPSQAWTPAASPSRPLSVSNDLALRETAQSQFTDITMPTARAEQAVAETVVTGAEPSRFPLGAARAQVHANYIVAQTEDGLVIVDQHAAHERLVFEEIRKALHAKRPPSQVLLIPEIIDLPEEDCDRLMEHAAGFDSMGLTIERFGPGAVAVRETPAMLGEVNVQGLVRQLADEIAEWDTAGSLASKLEYVAATMACHGSVRAGRRMRPEEMNALLRQMENTPGSGQCNHGRPTYIELKLADIERLFGRS; encoded by the coding sequence ATGTCCATCAAACAGCTTTCCGAGACCCTGATCAACCAGATTGCCGCAGGCGAGGTCATCGAGCGCCCTTCCAGTGCGGCCAAGGAGTTGATCGAAAACGCCATCGACGCAGGCGCAACGCGCATCGAGATTGCCACCGCTGGCGGCGGCAAAGGGCTCGTGCGCATCTCGGACAATGGCTGCGGCATGTCGCCTGCCGATCTGGAGCTGGCGATCCGCAGGCATTGCACCTCGAAGATTTCAGCAACGCTCGACGATATCAGGACGCTGGGGTTTCGTGGCGAGGCCCTCCCCTCCATCGGCTCCGTCGCCAAACTGACCATCACCAGCCGCCAGCAGGGTGCGACCGAAGGTGCTGTTATCTCGGTTGCGGGTGGCAAGCTTTCGCCGGTGCGGCCAGCGCCGTCCAACACCGGCACGATCGTTGAAGTACGCGACCTGTTCTTTGCCACGCCCGCGCGGCTGAAATTCCTGAAGACGGAGCGGGCCGAAGCGGCAGCGATTACCGAAATCGTCAAGCGCATGGCGATTGCCTTCCCGCATATCCGCTTCGTTCTCTCAGGCACGGACCGCTCGACGCTGGAGTTTGCGGCAACCGGTGATGACCATCTGGCACGCATGGCGCAGATTCTCGGTGCGGATTTCAAGGACAACGCCATCGAGATCGACGCGGAGCGCGAAGACGTCACGCTGACCGGATTTGCCGGTGTGCCGACCTTCAACAGGGGAAACTCGGCGCATCAATATATGTTCGTGAACGGTCGCCCGGTGCAGGACAAGCTGCTGCTTTCGGCCATTCGCGGCGCCTATGCTGAAACCGTGCCCCATGGCCGTTACCCGATTGCAGTTCTGTCGCTGCAACTCGACCCCGCACTGGTTGACGTCAATGTGCATCCGGCAAAATCCGATGTGCGTTTTCGCGATCCCGGCCTCATCCGTGGGCTGATCGTCGGGGCCGTGCGTCAGGGCTTGCTGCGCGAGGGAGACCGGGCGGCCACCACCGGTGCAGCACAGATGATGAACGCGTTTCGCCCCGGCTACAGCCCTTCGACAGTGCGGCCCTATCCTTCGCAGGCGTGGACGCCAGCCGCATCACCGTCTCGGCCATTGTCGGTTTCGAACGATCTGGCGCTGCGGGAAACCGCGCAATCGCAGTTCACCGACATAACCATGCCGACCGCGCGCGCCGAACAGGCGGTTGCGGAAACGGTGGTGACCGGGGCCGAACCATCGCGGTTTCCTCTGGGAGCGGCCCGCGCGCAGGTTCACGCCAACTACATCGTTGCGCAAACGGAAGACGGGCTCGTGATCGTGGATCAGCACGCGGCGCATGAACGGCTGGTTTTCGAGGAAATTCGCAAGGCGCTTCACGCCAAACGCCCGCCCTCACAGGTGCTTCTCATCCCTGAAATCATCGATCTGCCGGAAGAGGATTGCGACCGGCTGATGGAACATGCCGCCGGGTTCGACAGCATGGGCCTGACGATCGAGCGGTTCGGTCCGGGTGCTGTCGCCGTGCGCGAGACGCCCGCAATGCTGGGTGAGGTCAATGTGCAAGGGCTGGTGCGCCAGCTTGCTGACGAAATAGCCGAGTGGGACACGGCTGGCAGTCTGGCCAGCAAGCTCGAATATGTCGCTGCCACCATGGCGTGCCACGGTTCGGTGCGCGCAGGTCGCCGCATGCGCCCGGAAGAAATGAACGCCCTGCTGCGGCAGATGGAAAACACGCCCGGCTCCGGCCAGTGCAACCACGGGCGCCCAACCTATATCGAACTGAAGCTCGCCGATATCGAACGACTGTTCGGCAGAAGCTGA
- a CDS encoding response regulator, with protein sequence MKEVGSVCADIQTAMFDAVCDAISSALIIYDRDDHIVFASRRVLNHFAVCETKFAVGTRLRDFLGALYDCQRASGDDCAPHCVEREDWIAEQLASHWKERSETVEQIAGDRWLRLMKRRMPSGIGICVITDISEQKKREEQWRSDIERVQLTEEILDTLPLSVFVKDRSTAYVAVNKAGCALLETSADLILGRTVSDIHSDPLASRIDAIDRHVLATGTPDIYPERVTRLTGEEVLVITRKQRVGKPGRYFLVTTMDDVTAFSTAGTDGKSVIRGLEHMSFVTSSYVDDEHHQASQILKGRSILLVTPNATLGEFARRKMVAVGVDCAVTTSQAEQRAFMEFAASAGVQVDLVIVDVQLDIACLDLSQSYGVDSVAVDDYLLESALIHHITRHFRLTSQALSSPESDGGWEISTGTTPASIKKTTLDVLVVEDNNINQIVFSQIMESLGMSYRIAATGKDALHLYEQEKPAFVLLDTTLPDLDGFEVARRLRNMMGSQLARTPIIGVVSLAFEGDRQACLAAGMDDMLLKPVSPDMVDALIKRHMPQRESRVRS encoded by the coding sequence ATGAAGGAGGTGGGGTCGGTTTGCGCAGACATTCAGACTGCCATGTTCGACGCCGTTTGCGACGCGATCTCCTCCGCGCTGATCATCTATGACCGTGACGATCATATCGTTTTTGCGAGTCGCCGTGTTCTGAACCACTTTGCCGTTTGTGAGACCAAGTTCGCCGTCGGCACGCGGCTGCGCGATTTTCTAGGCGCACTCTACGATTGCCAGCGGGCATCGGGTGATGATTGCGCACCCCATTGCGTGGAGCGCGAAGACTGGATTGCAGAGCAACTGGCATCGCACTGGAAAGAGCGCTCCGAAACCGTCGAACAGATCGCTGGTGATCGCTGGTTGCGCTTGATGAAACGGCGCATGCCCTCCGGCATCGGCATCTGCGTCATCACCGACATTTCAGAGCAGAAGAAGCGCGAGGAGCAGTGGCGTTCGGATATCGAGCGGGTACAGTTGACGGAAGAAATTCTCGATACGCTGCCGCTGTCGGTCTTCGTCAAGGATCGCAGCACGGCCTATGTCGCTGTCAACAAAGCCGGTTGCGCGCTTCTGGAAACATCCGCCGATCTCATTCTTGGGCGCACCGTTTCCGATATCCACTCCGACCCGCTTGCCTCGCGCATCGATGCCATCGACCGTCACGTGCTGGCAACCGGCACGCCCGATATCTACCCGGAACGCGTCACGCGGCTGACAGGCGAAGAGGTTCTGGTCATCACGCGCAAACAGCGTGTGGGCAAGCCTGGTCGGTATTTCCTCGTCACCACCATGGATGATGTCACGGCCTTTTCGACAGCCGGAACGGATGGAAAGAGTGTCATTCGCGGGCTGGAACACATGTCCTTCGTGACCTCGTCCTACGTGGATGACGAGCATCATCAGGCATCGCAGATACTGAAGGGCCGCAGCATTCTGCTGGTCACGCCCAACGCCACGTTGGGGGAATTTGCGCGGCGCAAAATGGTGGCCGTGGGTGTGGACTGTGCGGTCACCACCAGTCAGGCCGAGCAGAGAGCGTTCATGGAATTCGCCGCATCCGCAGGGGTGCAGGTCGATCTCGTGATCGTTGACGTTCAACTGGATATTGCGTGCCTCGACCTTTCGCAGTCCTATGGCGTGGATTCGGTGGCGGTAGACGATTATCTGCTCGAAAGCGCACTGATCCATCATATTACCCGTCATTTCCGTCTCACCAGCCAGGCGCTGTCTTCCCCCGAAAGCGATGGCGGCTGGGAAATTTCCACCGGCACCACGCCTGCGAGCATCAAGAAAACCACGCTCGACGTTCTGGTCGTCGAGGATAACAACATCAACCAGATCGTCTTTTCGCAGATCATGGAAAGCCTGGGCATGAGCTATAGGATCGCCGCCACGGGCAAGGATGCGCTTCACCTTTACGAGCAGGAAAAGCCCGCCTTCGTCCTTCTGGATACGACCCTGCCGGACCTCGACGGCTTCGAAGTCGCGCGCAGATTGCGCAATATGATGGGATCGCAGCTGGCGCGCACGCCCATCATCGGCGTGGTGTCTCTGGCTTTCGAGGGCGATCGGCAAGCCTGCCTTGCCGCTGGCATGGACGATATGCTGCTGAAACCCGTCAGCCCCGATATGGTGGATGCTCTTATCAAACGACACATGCCACAACGGGAGTCCCGTGTGCGCAGTTAA
- a CDS encoding putative bifunctional diguanylate cyclase/phosphodiesterase, which translates to MKSPEPNAPMVSQHELQAMAYSDPLTGLGNRYRLRDKVRMLATERANDPAPFTIGVANIDGFKPINDLFGVQAGDEILCQVAHRLKACVPDGAIVTRHDGDEFAFVLPLVFERTGAERVGQMIKDVLSAPYDLGDRNVRLSSSFGFAIYPFAGDDFEDLLKSAETALYRSKRRGRGQITVYSREIAQEMKNATQLEQALRHAIISDSVDVHFQPIVRLTDATVIGFEALARWNDPDLGFVSPAVFVPLAEERGFIDALSETLLRKAAEAALSWPRELFLSFNLSSAQLMDPGTAENILSILRRVGLDPRRVELEITETAVMTSADTAQRILTELQHAGIRISLDDFGTGQSSLGRLRDFSFDKVKIDRAFVSRISTDRPSEHIIKAIVAMCDGLDLEVVAEGIEDKSEAEKLRSLGCAMGQGYFYGRPVDSAATHRYLQENYRDLASASRHP; encoded by the coding sequence ATGAAATCGCCTGAGCCCAATGCGCCGATGGTGAGCCAGCACGAGTTGCAGGCCATGGCCTATAGTGATCCGCTGACGGGTCTGGGAAACCGCTACCGGCTTCGTGACAAGGTGCGCATGCTGGCAACGGAACGGGCGAATGATCCTGCTCCCTTCACCATCGGTGTCGCCAATATCGACGGCTTCAAGCCGATCAACGATCTGTTCGGCGTGCAGGCGGGCGATGAGATTCTCTGTCAGGTCGCCCACCGCCTGAAGGCCTGCGTGCCGGATGGTGCCATCGTCACCCGTCACGATGGCGACGAGTTCGCTTTCGTCCTGCCACTCGTCTTCGAGCGAACCGGGGCAGAACGCGTCGGCCAGATGATCAAGGACGTCCTGTCGGCACCGTACGATCTGGGAGACCGCAATGTGCGTCTGTCTTCCTCCTTCGGCTTTGCAATCTACCCTTTCGCGGGCGACGATTTCGAGGATTTGCTGAAGAGTGCCGAAACAGCACTTTATCGCTCGAAGCGACGCGGTCGTGGGCAGATCACCGTCTATTCGCGCGAAATTGCGCAGGAAATGAAAAACGCGACGCAACTCGAACAGGCGCTGCGGCATGCCATCATCAGCGATTCCGTCGATGTGCATTTCCAACCCATCGTGCGTCTGACGGATGCCACCGTCATCGGCTTCGAGGCGCTGGCGCGCTGGAACGATCCCGACCTCGGCTTCGTGTCGCCCGCCGTCTTCGTGCCTCTGGCGGAAGAGCGCGGCTTCATCGATGCGCTCTCTGAAACGTTGCTGCGCAAGGCGGCAGAAGCCGCACTCTCCTGGCCACGGGAGCTGTTTTTATCCTTTAATCTCTCCTCGGCGCAATTGATGGACCCCGGCACTGCCGAGAACATTCTCTCCATTCTGCGGCGTGTCGGGCTCGATCCAAGGCGCGTTGAACTGGAAATCACCGAAACGGCGGTCATGACATCCGCCGATACCGCACAGCGCATCCTGACCGAACTTCAGCATGCAGGCATCAGGATTTCGCTGGATGATTTCGGCACCGGACAGTCCAGTCTCGGTCGCCTCCGCGACTTTTCGTTCGATAAGGTCAAGATCGACCGCGCCTTCGTCTCGCGCATCAGCACCGACCGTCCCTCGGAACACATCATCAAGGCCATTGTCGCCATGTGTGACGGGCTGGATCTGGAAGTCGTGGCGGAGGGTATCGAAGACAAGAGCGAGGCGGAGAAACTTCGCAGCCTCGGTTGCGCCATGGGTCAGGGCTATTTCTATGGCCGTCCGGTGGATTCCGCCGCCACCCACCGCTACCTTCAGGAAAACTACCGCGACCTCGCATCCGCCAGTCGCCATCCCTGA
- a CDS encoding SMP-30/gluconolactonase/LRE family protein has protein sequence MTDIHKFTGKVLDKAQMKLGEGPSFDPTNNTLCWLNILGKELHELDLKTDIKTVHALPFMASVVARIDDKRQLLATDDGLFIRDRETGGLFLHVDFEPTKPGNRSNDGRVHPSGALWIGTMGRKAEEGAGAIYHVAKGVVTTLFENISISNAICFSPDGATGYYVDTKVNRMMRLPLDPATGLPTGKAEVFIDQAGEKGGMDGAVCDAEGHIWNARWGVGAVDHYSPQGQHLARYEVPAVQSTCPVFFGASANRIGVTSACEGLDDDVIKANPLYGATFDLGIEVKGVLDAAYKA, from the coding sequence ATGACGGATATCCATAAGTTTACGGGCAAGGTACTGGACAAGGCCCAGATGAAACTGGGCGAAGGCCCAAGCTTCGACCCAACCAACAACACGCTGTGCTGGCTGAACATTCTCGGCAAGGAGCTTCACGAACTCGATCTGAAGACGGACATCAAGACCGTCCACGCTCTGCCCTTCATGGCAAGCGTCGTGGCGCGCATCGATGACAAACGGCAGTTGCTGGCAACGGACGACGGCCTGTTCATCCGCGACCGGGAGACGGGTGGGCTGTTCCTTCACGTCGATTTCGAACCGACCAAGCCCGGCAATCGCTCCAACGACGGACGCGTGCACCCAAGCGGTGCCCTGTGGATCGGCACCATGGGCAGGAAGGCCGAAGAGGGCGCCGGGGCCATTTATCACGTGGCCAAGGGCGTGGTGACGACGCTGTTTGAAAACATCAGCATCAGCAATGCCATCTGCTTTTCACCTGACGGCGCGACCGGTTACTACGTCGACACCAAGGTCAACCGCATGATGCGCCTGCCGCTGGACCCGGCGACCGGCCTGCCAACCGGCAAAGCCGAGGTCTTCATCGATCAGGCTGGCGAAAAGGGCGGCATGGACGGCGCAGTCTGCGATGCGGAAGGTCACATCTGGAACGCCCGCTGGGGTGTTGGCGCAGTGGACCACTATTCGCCGCAGGGTCAACATCTCGCGCGCTACGAGGTGCCTGCCGTGCAGAGCACCTGCCCGGTCTTCTTCGGCGCATCGGCCAATCGCATTGGCGTCACCTCGGCCTGCGAAGGTCTTGATGACGACGTGATTAAGGCCAATCCGCTTTACGGCGCGACATTCGATCTTGGTATCGAGGTCAAGGGCGTGCTGGACGCGGCGTACAAAGCTTAA
- a CDS encoding 2-dehydro-3-deoxy-6-phosphogalactonate aldolase, with protein sequence MRIPFPSMTYPLVAILRGIRPEETDGIVTALLESGLRAIEIPLNSPDAFRSIEIAAKLAPADALIGAGTVLTVEDVAKLDAAGGRLMVSPNVDVDVITAAREKGMVTMPGVLTPTEALLALKAGATGLKFFPASVLGPSGISAIRAILPKDTLVAAVGGVSDKNFTDYTSIGVTAFGLGTSLYKPGMTADDVCQRAVTTVKAYDAAMGA encoded by the coding sequence ATGCGTATTCCCTTCCCTTCCATGACATATCCGCTCGTCGCCATCTTGCGCGGCATCAGGCCCGAAGAAACCGATGGCATTGTCACCGCTCTCCTGGAAAGCGGCCTACGCGCCATCGAGATCCCGCTGAACTCGCCTGACGCCTTCCGCTCTATAGAGATCGCAGCAAAGCTTGCACCTGCGGATGCGCTGATCGGCGCTGGCACCGTGCTGACGGTGGAAGACGTCGCAAAGCTGGATGCTGCCGGTGGCAGGCTGATGGTCAGCCCGAATGTGGATGTCGATGTCATCACCGCCGCCCGCGAAAAGGGCATGGTCACCATGCCGGGCGTATTGACGCCGACGGAAGCGCTGCTGGCGCTGAAAGCCGGTGCGACCGGGCTGAAATTCTTCCCGGCAAGCGTTCTGGGACCATCCGGCATCAGCGCCATCAGAGCCATTCTGCCCAAGGATACGCTGGTTGCGGCTGTGGGTGGCGTCTCGGACAAAAATTTCACCGATTACACCAGCATCGGTGTGACGGCCTTCGGCCTTGGCACCAGCCTTTACAAGCCCGGCATGACGGCGGACGATGTGTGTCAGCGCGCAGTCACGACCGTCAAGGCCTATGACGCCGCGATGGGAGCCTGA
- a CDS encoding 2-dehydro-3-deoxygalactonokinase, which produces MSDAAFVAVDWGTTSFRLWLISTSGEIIGERRSAEGMTTAMRTGFSEVLASHLEALAAPAGLPVIICGMAGARQGWVEAGYVDVPADLSDVLKGAVQVPGQASDVRILPGLAQRAVETPDVMRGEETQLLGALSADYRTGQQLVCMPGTHSKWVSVSDLKVTGFSTFMTGELFDVISKHSILSHAVSDAEAFTGDLAAFRTAVMDAYANPQMATNRLFTVRSGQLLHGLSATDAKAKLSGTMIGLEIAGAHSTAPKDAKVVLIASGALGDLYKAAFDALSIEFVTIDADEAVRRGLVAAANAIWH; this is translated from the coding sequence ATGTCCGATGCAGCATTCGTTGCCGTGGACTGGGGTACGACCAGTTTCCGGCTCTGGCTGATCAGCACATCCGGCGAGATCATTGGCGAGCGACGTAGCGCTGAAGGCATGACGACCGCTATGCGCACCGGCTTTTCAGAGGTGCTGGCATCGCATCTCGAAGCGCTGGCCGCACCTGCGGGCCTGCCTGTCATCATCTGCGGCATGGCGGGTGCCCGTCAGGGCTGGGTCGAAGCCGGTTATGTCGATGTTCCCGCCGATCTTTCTGACGTGCTGAAAGGTGCTGTCCAGGTGCCGGGACAGGCAAGCGATGTCCGCATCCTGCCGGGCCTTGCCCAGCGCGCGGTGGAAACACCAGACGTGATGCGTGGCGAAGAGACCCAGTTGCTGGGTGCGCTGTCAGCAGATTACCGTACAGGCCAGCAACTTGTCTGCATGCCCGGCACCCATTCCAAATGGGTCAGCGTCAGCGATCTCAAGGTCACCGGCTTTTCCACCTTCATGACGGGCGAATTGTTCGACGTCATTTCGAAGCACTCCATTCTCTCGCACGCTGTCTCCGATGCAGAAGCCTTTACCGGCGATCTCGCGGCTTTCCGCACTGCCGTGATGGACGCCTATGCCAATCCGCAAATGGCGACCAACCGGTTGTTTACGGTCCGCTCCGGCCAGTTGCTGCATGGCCTTTCCGCAACCGATGCCAAGGCGAAACTGTCCGGCACGATGATCGGGCTGGAAATTGCCGGGGCCCATTCCACCGCACCGAAAGATGCCAAGGTCGTTCTCATCGCGTCCGGTGCGCTAGGCGACCTTTACAAGGCCGCGTTCGACGCGCTGTCCATAGAATTCGTAACAATCGACGCCGATGAAGCCGTTCGCCGCGGGCTTGTCGCAGCCGCAAACGCCATTTGGCACTGA
- a CDS encoding SDR family NAD(P)-dependent oxidoreductase, which yields MLQENSETLSEFADQGVLITGGSSGIGASLVAAFAERGAKVAFIDIDDTAGKELSETLSARTKHPVSFIKADLRDQSQLAKAVTDAAQATGGIKVLINNAAWDDRHDIDTVTSDYWDANHAVNLKPVFFVTQAALPYLRKEKDASIINFSSISYLLNMGELPAYTAAKAGIIGLTKSLAGRLGAENIRVNAILPGMIVTERQKALWLTDDSITQTVARQCLKRALTADDIVGPCLFLASSASAAMTAQTIIIDGGLL from the coding sequence ATGTTGCAGGAAAATTCCGAAACGCTTTCCGAATTTGCCGATCAGGGCGTTCTGATTACCGGCGGCAGCTCCGGCATCGGCGCGTCGCTGGTCGCAGCCTTTGCAGAGCGCGGCGCGAAGGTCGCTTTCATCGATATCGATGATACCGCAGGAAAAGAGCTTTCCGAAACACTATCGGCACGGACGAAGCATCCCGTATCCTTCATCAAGGCAGACCTTCGCGACCAGTCGCAACTGGCAAAAGCCGTGACGGATGCTGCTCAGGCGACTGGTGGCATCAAGGTGCTGATCAACAACGCCGCCTGGGATGACCGGCACGACATCGACACCGTCACCAGCGACTACTGGGACGCAAACCATGCGGTCAATCTGAAGCCGGTCTTCTTCGTCACGCAGGCGGCCCTGCCCTATTTGCGCAAGGAGAAGGATGCTTCGATCATCAATTTCTCATCCATCTCCTATCTGCTGAACATGGGCGAATTACCCGCCTATACTGCTGCCAAGGCTGGTATCATCGGGTTGACGAAGAGCCTTGCCGGTCGGCTGGGGGCGGAAAACATTCGCGTCAATGCCATTCTGCCCGGCATGATCGTGACCGAGCGGCAAAAGGCGCTGTGGTTGACCGATGATTCGATTACCCAGACTGTCGCTCGCCAGTGCCTCAAACGCGCGCTGACGGCAGACGACATCGTCGGCCCCTGCCTATTTCTGGCCTCGTCGGCATCCGCCGCCATGACGGCCCAAACAATCATCATCGATGGAGGTCTTTTATAA
- a CDS encoding IclR family transcriptional regulator — translation MAARIDKTGESTTGTLGKAISLLELVVMSPQPLRFTDILQRCGQPRGTLHRQLAHLMEEGLLEQRGDQTYVAGLRLLTFASQAWSGNDVRSVALPHLRLLHEKTQESVHLGVLRGAEIVYLDKIDGKHAVRMHSQIGRVSPAYCTGVGKAALSLLGAAELDETLAAIAFHPYTVNTIISARELKQQVADIRMSGYGFDLEEHETGIQCIAVPVPAPGRRIHAAISVTGPAYRLTRERLEEWVGIVCEAAQNISRDLMVRLPPSQE, via the coding sequence ATGGCCGCTCGAATCGATAAAACCGGCGAGAGCACGACCGGTACGCTGGGCAAGGCCATATCCTTGCTTGAACTGGTCGTGATGTCGCCGCAACCGCTACGCTTCACGGATATTCTTCAACGCTGCGGACAGCCACGCGGCACGCTGCACCGCCAGCTCGCGCACCTCATGGAAGAAGGGCTGCTGGAGCAGCGCGGCGACCAGACCTATGTTGCGGGTCTGCGTCTGCTCACCTTCGCCTCGCAGGCCTGGAGCGGAAACGACGTGCGCTCGGTGGCCCTGCCGCATCTGCGGCTCCTGCATGAGAAGACGCAGGAATCCGTCCATCTCGGCGTGTTGCGCGGTGCCGAGATCGTCTACCTCGACAAGATCGATGGTAAGCATGCGGTGCGGATGCACTCCCAGATCGGTCGCGTTTCCCCAGCCTATTGCACCGGCGTCGGCAAGGCGGCGCTCTCGCTGCTCGGGGCGGCGGAACTGGATGAGACGCTGGCAGCCATCGCCTTCCACCCCTACACGGTCAATACGATCATATCTGCAAGAGAACTGAAACAGCAGGTTGCAGATATCCGCATGTCCGGTTATGGCTTCGATCTTGAAGAGCATGAAACCGGTATCCAGTGCATTGCCGTGCCCGTACCGGCACCGGGACGGCGCATTCACGCCGCCATTTCCGTGACAGGTCCGGCCTATAGATTAACTCGAGAGCGACTTGAGGAGTGGGTGGGCATCGTTTGCGAGGCCGCGCAGAATATCTCTCGTGATTTGATGGTACGCCTGCCCCCGTCGCAGGAATAG
- a CDS encoding helix-turn-helix transcriptional regulator gives MLKPEISTYSHPGAECAQEVAELNTQFDIFRFLKKLTEAWDFKAFMVVNLPSHIALELSQYTVINNWPAELLHQYDHEGLLPRSNVMRTLKQSCTPFLVDPTFMKAGHEEARAKTIVELFARFEMTMSLWCPVQDSTGQRGAISFHGENIKLGPKCIAEIAYVSAHVYSRLAYVRSLDTRIPGTLTDREIDCLNWTAAGKTSAEIADILTLSEHTVNHYLNRATKKLDTVNRTQAVAKALRVGLIK, from the coding sequence ATGCTGAAACCAGAGATTTCAACCTATTCTCATCCCGGTGCCGAATGCGCGCAGGAAGTGGCCGAACTCAACACCCAATTCGACATTTTCCGGTTTCTCAAGAAGCTGACCGAAGCCTGGGATTTCAAGGCTTTCATGGTCGTCAATCTTCCAAGCCACATCGCGTTGGAGCTGTCGCAATATACGGTCATCAACAACTGGCCCGCCGAATTGCTACACCAGTATGATCACGAGGGCCTTCTGCCTCGCAGCAACGTGATGCGCACATTGAAGCAGTCCTGCACGCCTTTCCTCGTCGACCCCACCTTCATGAAAGCGGGGCATGAGGAGGCCCGTGCAAAAACGATCGTTGAGCTCTTTGCACGGTTCGAAATGACCATGTCGCTGTGGTGTCCCGTTCAGGACAGTACCGGCCAAAGGGGCGCGATTTCGTTTCACGGCGAAAACATCAAGCTGGGGCCGAAGTGCATTGCGGAAATCGCCTATGTCTCGGCCCATGTCTACAGCCGTCTCGCCTATGTCCGCAGCCTCGATACGCGCATTCCCGGCACCCTGACCGACCGGGAGATCGACTGTCTGAACTGGACAGCAGCCGGAAAGACCAGCGCGGAGATCGCCGATATCCTTACCTTGTCGGAACACACGGTCAATCACTACCTCAACCGCGCAACCAAGAAGCTCGATACGGTCAACCGCACCCAGGCCGTCGCAAAAGCATTGCGTGTAGGCTTGATAAAATAG